A portion of the Haliaeetus albicilla chromosome 29, bHalAlb1.1, whole genome shotgun sequence genome contains these proteins:
- the LOC138682897 gene encoding methyl-CpG-binding domain protein 1-like isoform X9 gives MAGSPPPGSMAEGWVECPALGPGWKRREAFRKSGATCGRTDTYYKSPTGEKFRSKIELSRFLGPSRDLGNFDFKHGLELSGPPKARKGPKWRPPAGPPPEPPPEPPPVLEEQVGGAEPEETPPPPAEETPPPPALSPPPPAEAPPLPEPPLPRRTRKRPPPEPPQEGVVACCAACQSLFPGVTLPSQRRCRWLCPECRAQRRDFNREQRFFKRVGCGACQACRIPEDCGICSACARPTPTPARPPKCLLRRCLRIVKKGLGCGSCPGCLTTEDCGSCCICLRRLKPGLKRQWRCLRRRCLRPKRSGAAKKTTTYGTRKKWKPPVEREPSATPSTRHRKQLNKVKEKKRPGRPPKHPGARGGGPDKEHPAGGAEKGPGPPRGTPLHLSPLKEEPGPLPHLEDPRLGLLIASAPRLKSTPPEPSVIPGPPPPGDLGVLIAATPRVKQEQPQPSASLVPVPPRLPPAQLVVLDESEEEEEERGSRVPLPLPPRPTLLARRFFSRISRNPPPGSLGGGGGGRRGFPSPLPYRRPPFPLPQHPRPPPGPALPPLAHGRHRRPLGPRFGFSSFGGSKTTRPPRARSFNSTAPPAAFRR, from the exons ATGGCCGG taGCCCCCCTCCGGGCAGTATGGCGGAGGGCTGGGTGGAGTGCCCCGCCCTGGGGCCTGGCTGGAAACGGCGGGAAGCCTTCCGAAAATCCGGAGCCACCTGTGGCCGCACTGACACCTACTACAAGAG ccccacggGGGAGAAGTTCCGCAGCAAGATCGAGCTGAGTCGGTTCCTGGGGCCCAGCCGCGACCTCGGCAACTTTGACTTCAAGCACGGGCTGGAGCTCTCCGGCCCCCCCAAG gccagGAAGGGCCCCAAATGGCGCCCGCCTGCTGGGCCCCCCCCGGAGCCCCCCCCGGAGCCCCCCCCCGTCCTGGAGGAGCAGGTGGGCGGGGCTGAGCCTGAGGAGACTCCGCCCCCACCGGCTGAGGAGACTCCGCCCCCACCGGCTTTGagcccacctcctcctgctgaAGCTCCGCCCCTGCCGGAGCCCCCCCTCCCTCGGCGGACCCGCAAGCGGCCCCCCCCGGAGCCCCCCCAGGAGGGGGTGGTGGC gtgCTGCGCCGCCTGCCAGAGCCTGTTTCCGGGGGTGACGCTGCCCAGTCAGCGGCGGTGCCGCTGGCTCTGCCCCGAGTGCCGCG cccagcgcCGCGATTTCAACCGAGAGCAACGATTCTTCAAG CGGGTGGGCTGTGGCGCCTGCCAGGCCTGTCGCATCCCCGAGGACTGCGGCATCTGCAGCGCCTGCGCccgccccacccccacccccgcccgcccccccaAGTGCCTCCTGCGCCGCTGCCTCCGCATCGTCAAGAAG GGCCTGGGCTGCGGCTCCTGCCCGGGCTGCCTGACCACCGAGGACTGCGGCAGCTGCTGCATCTGCCTGCGCCGCCTCAAACCCGGCCTCAAGCGCCAGTGGCGCTGCCTGCGCCGCCGCTGCCTGCGCCCCAAG AGGTCGGGGGCGGCCAAGAAGACGACGACTTACGGCACCCGGAAG aaatGGAAGCCCCCCGTGGAGCGGGAGCCCAGCGCCACTCCCAGCACCAGGCACAGG AAGCAGCTGAACAaggtgaaggagaagaaaagaccGGGGAGACCCCCCAAGCACCCCGGAGCCCGTGGGGGGGGGCCG GACAAGGAGCACCCAGCAGGGGGGGCTGAGAAGGGTCCTGGACCCCCCCGGGGAACCCCCCTACACCTGTCCCCCCTTAAAGAAGAGCCGGGACCCCTCCCCCACCTGGAG gacccccggcTGGGCCTTCTCATCGCCTCGGCCCCCCGCCTCAAATCGACCCCCCCAGAGCCCAGCGTCATCCCCGGACCg ccccctccAGGAGATTTGGGGGTCTTGATTGCCGCAACCCCCCGGGTGAAGCAGGAGCAGCCGCAGCCCAGTGCCTCACTGGTGCCG GTGCCCCCCCGGcttccccctgcccagctggTGGTACTGGATGagagtgaggaagaggaggaggaaaggggcaGCCGAGTG cccctccccctccccccccgccccaccctGTTGGCCCGACGCTTTTTTAGCCGAATTAGCCGAAATCCCCCTCCCGGCTCattggggggtggtggggggggacgAAGGggcttcccctcccccctcccctaccgccgcccccccttccccctcccccagcacccccggCCTCCGCCTGGTCCAGCGCTCCCCCCGCTCGCCCATGGCCGCCACCGTCGTCCTCTTGGCCCCCGGTTTGGCTTTTCGAGTTTTGGTGGCTCGAAGACGACCCGTCCCCCCCGGGCACGAAGTTTTAACTCGACGGCCCCCCCGGCTGCGTTCCGTCGATGA
- the LOC138682897 gene encoding methyl-CpG-binding domain protein 1-like isoform X7 has protein sequence MAGSPPPGSMAEGWVECPALGPGWKRREAFRKSGATCGRTDTYYKSPTGEKFRSKIELSRFLGPSRDLGNFDFKHGLELSGPPKARKGPKWRPPAGPPPEPPPEPPPVLEEQVGGAEPEETPPPPAEETPPPPALSPPPPAEAPPLPEPPLPRRTRKRPPPEPPQEGVVACCAACQSLFPGVTLPSQRRCRWLCPECRAQRRDFNREQRFFKRVGCGACQACRIPEDCGICSACARPTPTPARPPKCLLRRCLRIVKKGLGCGSCPGCLTTEDCGSCCICLRRLKPGLKRQWRCLRRRCLRPKRSGAAKKTTTYGTRKVTVKWKPPVEREPSATPSTRHRKQLNKVKEKKRPGRPPKHPGARGGGPDKEHPAGGAEKGPGPPRGTPLHLSPLKEEPGPLPHLEDPRLGLLIASAPRLKSTPPEPSVIPGPPPPGDLGVLIAATPRVKQEQPQPSASLVPVPPRLPPAQLVVLDESEEEEEERGSRVPLPLPPRPTLLARRFFSRISRNPPPGSLGGGGGGRRGFPSPLPYRRPPFPLPQHPRPPPGPALPPLAHGRHRRPLGPRFGFSSFGGSKTTRPPRARSFNSTAPPAAFRR, from the exons ATGGCCGG taGCCCCCCTCCGGGCAGTATGGCGGAGGGCTGGGTGGAGTGCCCCGCCCTGGGGCCTGGCTGGAAACGGCGGGAAGCCTTCCGAAAATCCGGAGCCACCTGTGGCCGCACTGACACCTACTACAAGAG ccccacggGGGAGAAGTTCCGCAGCAAGATCGAGCTGAGTCGGTTCCTGGGGCCCAGCCGCGACCTCGGCAACTTTGACTTCAAGCACGGGCTGGAGCTCTCCGGCCCCCCCAAG gccagGAAGGGCCCCAAATGGCGCCCGCCTGCTGGGCCCCCCCCGGAGCCCCCCCCGGAGCCCCCCCCCGTCCTGGAGGAGCAGGTGGGCGGGGCTGAGCCTGAGGAGACTCCGCCCCCACCGGCTGAGGAGACTCCGCCCCCACCGGCTTTGagcccacctcctcctgctgaAGCTCCGCCCCTGCCGGAGCCCCCCCTCCCTCGGCGGACCCGCAAGCGGCCCCCCCCGGAGCCCCCCCAGGAGGGGGTGGTGGC gtgCTGCGCCGCCTGCCAGAGCCTGTTTCCGGGGGTGACGCTGCCCAGTCAGCGGCGGTGCCGCTGGCTCTGCCCCGAGTGCCGCG cccagcgcCGCGATTTCAACCGAGAGCAACGATTCTTCAAG CGGGTGGGCTGTGGCGCCTGCCAGGCCTGTCGCATCCCCGAGGACTGCGGCATCTGCAGCGCCTGCGCccgccccacccccacccccgcccgcccccccaAGTGCCTCCTGCGCCGCTGCCTCCGCATCGTCAAGAAG GGCCTGGGCTGCGGCTCCTGCCCGGGCTGCCTGACCACCGAGGACTGCGGCAGCTGCTGCATCTGCCTGCGCCGCCTCAAACCCGGCCTCAAGCGCCAGTGGCGCTGCCTGCGCCGCCGCTGCCTGCGCCCCAAG AGGTCGGGGGCGGCCAAGAAGACGACGACTTACGGCACCCGGAAGGTGACGGTG aaatGGAAGCCCCCCGTGGAGCGGGAGCCCAGCGCCACTCCCAGCACCAGGCACAGG AAGCAGCTGAACAaggtgaaggagaagaaaagaccGGGGAGACCCCCCAAGCACCCCGGAGCCCGTGGGGGGGGGCCG GACAAGGAGCACCCAGCAGGGGGGGCTGAGAAGGGTCCTGGACCCCCCCGGGGAACCCCCCTACACCTGTCCCCCCTTAAAGAAGAGCCGGGACCCCTCCCCCACCTGGAG gacccccggcTGGGCCTTCTCATCGCCTCGGCCCCCCGCCTCAAATCGACCCCCCCAGAGCCCAGCGTCATCCCCGGACCg ccccctccAGGAGATTTGGGGGTCTTGATTGCCGCAACCCCCCGGGTGAAGCAGGAGCAGCCGCAGCCCAGTGCCTCACTGGTGCCG GTGCCCCCCCGGcttccccctgcccagctggTGGTACTGGATGagagtgaggaagaggaggaggaaaggggcaGCCGAGTG cccctccccctccccccccgccccaccctGTTGGCCCGACGCTTTTTTAGCCGAATTAGCCGAAATCCCCCTCCCGGCTCattggggggtggtggggggggacgAAGGggcttcccctcccccctcccctaccgccgcccccccttccccctcccccagcacccccggCCTCCGCCTGGTCCAGCGCTCCCCCCGCTCGCCCATGGCCGCCACCGTCGTCCTCTTGGCCCCCGGTTTGGCTTTTCGAGTTTTGGTGGCTCGAAGACGACCCGTCCCCCCCGGGCACGAAGTTTTAACTCGACGGCCCCCCCGGCTGCGTTCCGTCGATGA
- the LOC138682897 gene encoding methyl-CpG-binding domain protein 1-like isoform X1: MAGSPPPGSMAEGWVECPALGPGWKRREAFRKSGATCGRTDTYYKSPTGEKFRSKIELSRFLGPSRDLGNFDFKHGLELSGPPKARKGPKWRPPAGPPPEPPPEPPPVLEEQVGGAEPEETPPPPAEETPPPPALSPPPPAEAPPLPEPPLPRRTRKRPPPEPPQEGVVACCAACQSLFPGVTLPSQRRCRWLCPECRAQRRDFNREQRFFKRVGCGACQACRIPEDCGICSACARPTPTPARPPKCLLRRCLRIVKKGLGCGSCPGCLTTEDCGSCCICLRRLKPGLKRQWRCLRRRCLRPKRSGAAKKTTTYGTRKVTVKWKPPVEREPSATPSTRHRKQLNKVKEKKRPGRPPKHPGARGGGPRGARSRGSRRCGACEACLRPADCGRCDFCRDKPKFGGQNLKRQKCRWRQCLRCAMDKEHPAGGAEKGPGPPRGTPLHLSPLKEEPGPLPHLEDPRLGLLIASAPRLKSTPPEPSVIPGPPPPGDLGVLIAATPRVKQEQPQPSASLVPVPPRLPPAQLVVLDESEEEEEERGSRVPLPLPPRPTLLARRFFSRISRNPPPGSLGGGGGGRRGFPSPLPYRRPPFPLPQHPRPPPGPALPPLAHGRHRRPLGPRFGFSSFGGSKTTRPPRARSFNSTAPPAAFRR; the protein is encoded by the exons ATGGCCGG taGCCCCCCTCCGGGCAGTATGGCGGAGGGCTGGGTGGAGTGCCCCGCCCTGGGGCCTGGCTGGAAACGGCGGGAAGCCTTCCGAAAATCCGGAGCCACCTGTGGCCGCACTGACACCTACTACAAGAG ccccacggGGGAGAAGTTCCGCAGCAAGATCGAGCTGAGTCGGTTCCTGGGGCCCAGCCGCGACCTCGGCAACTTTGACTTCAAGCACGGGCTGGAGCTCTCCGGCCCCCCCAAG gccagGAAGGGCCCCAAATGGCGCCCGCCTGCTGGGCCCCCCCCGGAGCCCCCCCCGGAGCCCCCCCCCGTCCTGGAGGAGCAGGTGGGCGGGGCTGAGCCTGAGGAGACTCCGCCCCCACCGGCTGAGGAGACTCCGCCCCCACCGGCTTTGagcccacctcctcctgctgaAGCTCCGCCCCTGCCGGAGCCCCCCCTCCCTCGGCGGACCCGCAAGCGGCCCCCCCCGGAGCCCCCCCAGGAGGGGGTGGTGGC gtgCTGCGCCGCCTGCCAGAGCCTGTTTCCGGGGGTGACGCTGCCCAGTCAGCGGCGGTGCCGCTGGCTCTGCCCCGAGTGCCGCG cccagcgcCGCGATTTCAACCGAGAGCAACGATTCTTCAAG CGGGTGGGCTGTGGCGCCTGCCAGGCCTGTCGCATCCCCGAGGACTGCGGCATCTGCAGCGCCTGCGCccgccccacccccacccccgcccgcccccccaAGTGCCTCCTGCGCCGCTGCCTCCGCATCGTCAAGAAG GGCCTGGGCTGCGGCTCCTGCCCGGGCTGCCTGACCACCGAGGACTGCGGCAGCTGCTGCATCTGCCTGCGCCGCCTCAAACCCGGCCTCAAGCGCCAGTGGCGCTGCCTGCGCCGCCGCTGCCTGCGCCCCAAG AGGTCGGGGGCGGCCAAGAAGACGACGACTTACGGCACCCGGAAGGTGACGGTG aaatGGAAGCCCCCCGTGGAGCGGGAGCCCAGCGCCACTCCCAGCACCAGGCACAGG AAGCAGCTGAACAaggtgaaggagaagaaaagaccGGGGAGACCCCCCAAGCACCCCGGAGCCCGTGGGGGGGGGCCG CGGGGGGCGCGGAGCCGGGGCAGCCGGCGGTGCGGGGCCTGCGAGGCCTGCCTGCGCCCGGCCGACTGCGGCCGCTGCGACTTCTGCCGGGACAAGCCTAAGTTCGGGGGGCAGAACCTCAAGCGCCAGAAGTGCCGCTGGAGGCAGTGCCTGCGCTGTGCCATG GACAAGGAGCACCCAGCAGGGGGGGCTGAGAAGGGTCCTGGACCCCCCCGGGGAACCCCCCTACACCTGTCCCCCCTTAAAGAAGAGCCGGGACCCCTCCCCCACCTGGAG gacccccggcTGGGCCTTCTCATCGCCTCGGCCCCCCGCCTCAAATCGACCCCCCCAGAGCCCAGCGTCATCCCCGGACCg ccccctccAGGAGATTTGGGGGTCTTGATTGCCGCAACCCCCCGGGTGAAGCAGGAGCAGCCGCAGCCCAGTGCCTCACTGGTGCCG GTGCCCCCCCGGcttccccctgcccagctggTGGTACTGGATGagagtgaggaagaggaggaggaaaggggcaGCCGAGTG cccctccccctccccccccgccccaccctGTTGGCCCGACGCTTTTTTAGCCGAATTAGCCGAAATCCCCCTCCCGGCTCattggggggtggtggggggggacgAAGGggcttcccctcccccctcccctaccgccgcccccccttccccctcccccagcacccccggCCTCCGCCTGGTCCAGCGCTCCCCCCGCTCGCCCATGGCCGCCACCGTCGTCCTCTTGGCCCCCGGTTTGGCTTTTCGAGTTTTGGTGGCTCGAAGACGACCCGTCCCCCCCGGGCACGAAGTTTTAACTCGACGGCCCCCCCGGCTGCGTTCCGTCGATGA
- the LOC138682897 gene encoding methyl-CpG-binding domain protein 1-like isoform X4 yields MAGSPPPGSMAEGWVECPALGPGWKRREAFRKSGATCGRTDTYYKSPTGEKFRSKIELSRFLGPSRDLGNFDFKHGLELSGPPKARKGPKWRPPAGPPPEPPPEPPPVLEEQVGGAEPEETPPPPAEETPPPPALSPPPPAEAPPLPEPPLPRRTRKRPPPEPPQEGVVACCAACQSLFPGVTLPSQRRCRWLCPECRAQRRDFNREQRFFKRVGCGACQACRIPEDCGICSACARPTPTPARPPKCLLRRCLRIVKKGLGCGSCPGCLTTEDCGSCCICLRRLKPGLKRQWRCLRRRCLRPKRSGAAKKTTTYGTRKKWKPPVEREPSATPSTRHRQLNKVKEKKRPGRPPKHPGARGGGPRGARSRGSRRCGACEACLRPADCGRCDFCRDKPKFGGQNLKRQKCRWRQCLRCAMDKEHPAGGAEKGPGPPRGTPLHLSPLKEEPGPLPHLEDPRLGLLIASAPRLKSTPPEPSVIPGPPPPGDLGVLIAATPRVKQEQPQPSASLVPVPPRLPPAQLVVLDESEEEEEERGSRVPLPLPPRPTLLARRFFSRISRNPPPGSLGGGGGGRRGFPSPLPYRRPPFPLPQHPRPPPGPALPPLAHGRHRRPLGPRFGFSSFGGSKTTRPPRARSFNSTAPPAAFRR; encoded by the exons ATGGCCGG taGCCCCCCTCCGGGCAGTATGGCGGAGGGCTGGGTGGAGTGCCCCGCCCTGGGGCCTGGCTGGAAACGGCGGGAAGCCTTCCGAAAATCCGGAGCCACCTGTGGCCGCACTGACACCTACTACAAGAG ccccacggGGGAGAAGTTCCGCAGCAAGATCGAGCTGAGTCGGTTCCTGGGGCCCAGCCGCGACCTCGGCAACTTTGACTTCAAGCACGGGCTGGAGCTCTCCGGCCCCCCCAAG gccagGAAGGGCCCCAAATGGCGCCCGCCTGCTGGGCCCCCCCCGGAGCCCCCCCCGGAGCCCCCCCCCGTCCTGGAGGAGCAGGTGGGCGGGGCTGAGCCTGAGGAGACTCCGCCCCCACCGGCTGAGGAGACTCCGCCCCCACCGGCTTTGagcccacctcctcctgctgaAGCTCCGCCCCTGCCGGAGCCCCCCCTCCCTCGGCGGACCCGCAAGCGGCCCCCCCCGGAGCCCCCCCAGGAGGGGGTGGTGGC gtgCTGCGCCGCCTGCCAGAGCCTGTTTCCGGGGGTGACGCTGCCCAGTCAGCGGCGGTGCCGCTGGCTCTGCCCCGAGTGCCGCG cccagcgcCGCGATTTCAACCGAGAGCAACGATTCTTCAAG CGGGTGGGCTGTGGCGCCTGCCAGGCCTGTCGCATCCCCGAGGACTGCGGCATCTGCAGCGCCTGCGCccgccccacccccacccccgcccgcccccccaAGTGCCTCCTGCGCCGCTGCCTCCGCATCGTCAAGAAG GGCCTGGGCTGCGGCTCCTGCCCGGGCTGCCTGACCACCGAGGACTGCGGCAGCTGCTGCATCTGCCTGCGCCGCCTCAAACCCGGCCTCAAGCGCCAGTGGCGCTGCCTGCGCCGCCGCTGCCTGCGCCCCAAG AGGTCGGGGGCGGCCAAGAAGACGACGACTTACGGCACCCGGAAG aaatGGAAGCCCCCCGTGGAGCGGGAGCCCAGCGCCACTCCCAGCACCAGGCACAGG CAGCTGAACAaggtgaaggagaagaaaagaccGGGGAGACCCCCCAAGCACCCCGGAGCCCGTGGGGGGGGGCCG CGGGGGGCGCGGAGCCGGGGCAGCCGGCGGTGCGGGGCCTGCGAGGCCTGCCTGCGCCCGGCCGACTGCGGCCGCTGCGACTTCTGCCGGGACAAGCCTAAGTTCGGGGGGCAGAACCTCAAGCGCCAGAAGTGCCGCTGGAGGCAGTGCCTGCGCTGTGCCATG GACAAGGAGCACCCAGCAGGGGGGGCTGAGAAGGGTCCTGGACCCCCCCGGGGAACCCCCCTACACCTGTCCCCCCTTAAAGAAGAGCCGGGACCCCTCCCCCACCTGGAG gacccccggcTGGGCCTTCTCATCGCCTCGGCCCCCCGCCTCAAATCGACCCCCCCAGAGCCCAGCGTCATCCCCGGACCg ccccctccAGGAGATTTGGGGGTCTTGATTGCCGCAACCCCCCGGGTGAAGCAGGAGCAGCCGCAGCCCAGTGCCTCACTGGTGCCG GTGCCCCCCCGGcttccccctgcccagctggTGGTACTGGATGagagtgaggaagaggaggaggaaaggggcaGCCGAGTG cccctccccctccccccccgccccaccctGTTGGCCCGACGCTTTTTTAGCCGAATTAGCCGAAATCCCCCTCCCGGCTCattggggggtggtggggggggacgAAGGggcttcccctcccccctcccctaccgccgcccccccttccccctcccccagcacccccggCCTCCGCCTGGTCCAGCGCTCCCCCCGCTCGCCCATGGCCGCCACCGTCGTCCTCTTGGCCCCCGGTTTGGCTTTTCGAGTTTTGGTGGCTCGAAGACGACCCGTCCCCCCCGGGCACGAAGTTTTAACTCGACGGCCCCCCCGGCTGCGTTCCGTCGATGA
- the LOC138682897 gene encoding methyl-CpG-binding domain protein 1-like isoform X3: MAGSPPPGSMAEGWVECPALGPGWKRREAFRKSGATCGRTDTYYKSPTGEKFRSKIELSRFLGPSRDLGNFDFKHGLELSGPPKARKGPKWRPPAGPPPEPPPEPPPVLEEQVGGAEPEETPPPPAEETPPPPALSPPPPAEAPPLPEPPLPRRTRKRPPPEPPQEGVVACCAACQSLFPGVTLPSQRRCRWLCPECRAQRRDFNREQRFFKRVGCGACQACRIPEDCGICSACARPTPTPARPPKCLLRRCLRIVKKGLGCGSCPGCLTTEDCGSCCICLRRLKPGLKRQWRCLRRRCLRPKRSGAAKKTTTYGTRKKWKPPVEREPSATPSTRHRKQLNKVKEKKRPGRPPKHPGARGGGPRGARSRGSRRCGACEACLRPADCGRCDFCRDKPKFGGQNLKRQKCRWRQCLRCAMDKEHPAGGAEKGPGPPRGTPLHLSPLKEEPGPLPHLEDPRLGLLIASAPRLKSTPPEPSVIPGPPPPGDLGVLIAATPRVKQEQPQPSASLVPVPPRLPPAQLVVLDESEEEEEERGSRVPLPLPPRPTLLARRFFSRISRNPPPGSLGGGGGGRRGFPSPLPYRRPPFPLPQHPRPPPGPALPPLAHGRHRRPLGPRFGFSSFGGSKTTRPPRARSFNSTAPPAAFRR, encoded by the exons ATGGCCGG taGCCCCCCTCCGGGCAGTATGGCGGAGGGCTGGGTGGAGTGCCCCGCCCTGGGGCCTGGCTGGAAACGGCGGGAAGCCTTCCGAAAATCCGGAGCCACCTGTGGCCGCACTGACACCTACTACAAGAG ccccacggGGGAGAAGTTCCGCAGCAAGATCGAGCTGAGTCGGTTCCTGGGGCCCAGCCGCGACCTCGGCAACTTTGACTTCAAGCACGGGCTGGAGCTCTCCGGCCCCCCCAAG gccagGAAGGGCCCCAAATGGCGCCCGCCTGCTGGGCCCCCCCCGGAGCCCCCCCCGGAGCCCCCCCCCGTCCTGGAGGAGCAGGTGGGCGGGGCTGAGCCTGAGGAGACTCCGCCCCCACCGGCTGAGGAGACTCCGCCCCCACCGGCTTTGagcccacctcctcctgctgaAGCTCCGCCCCTGCCGGAGCCCCCCCTCCCTCGGCGGACCCGCAAGCGGCCCCCCCCGGAGCCCCCCCAGGAGGGGGTGGTGGC gtgCTGCGCCGCCTGCCAGAGCCTGTTTCCGGGGGTGACGCTGCCCAGTCAGCGGCGGTGCCGCTGGCTCTGCCCCGAGTGCCGCG cccagcgcCGCGATTTCAACCGAGAGCAACGATTCTTCAAG CGGGTGGGCTGTGGCGCCTGCCAGGCCTGTCGCATCCCCGAGGACTGCGGCATCTGCAGCGCCTGCGCccgccccacccccacccccgcccgcccccccaAGTGCCTCCTGCGCCGCTGCCTCCGCATCGTCAAGAAG GGCCTGGGCTGCGGCTCCTGCCCGGGCTGCCTGACCACCGAGGACTGCGGCAGCTGCTGCATCTGCCTGCGCCGCCTCAAACCCGGCCTCAAGCGCCAGTGGCGCTGCCTGCGCCGCCGCTGCCTGCGCCCCAAG AGGTCGGGGGCGGCCAAGAAGACGACGACTTACGGCACCCGGAAG aaatGGAAGCCCCCCGTGGAGCGGGAGCCCAGCGCCACTCCCAGCACCAGGCACAGG AAGCAGCTGAACAaggtgaaggagaagaaaagaccGGGGAGACCCCCCAAGCACCCCGGAGCCCGTGGGGGGGGGCCG CGGGGGGCGCGGAGCCGGGGCAGCCGGCGGTGCGGGGCCTGCGAGGCCTGCCTGCGCCCGGCCGACTGCGGCCGCTGCGACTTCTGCCGGGACAAGCCTAAGTTCGGGGGGCAGAACCTCAAGCGCCAGAAGTGCCGCTGGAGGCAGTGCCTGCGCTGTGCCATG GACAAGGAGCACCCAGCAGGGGGGGCTGAGAAGGGTCCTGGACCCCCCCGGGGAACCCCCCTACACCTGTCCCCCCTTAAAGAAGAGCCGGGACCCCTCCCCCACCTGGAG gacccccggcTGGGCCTTCTCATCGCCTCGGCCCCCCGCCTCAAATCGACCCCCCCAGAGCCCAGCGTCATCCCCGGACCg ccccctccAGGAGATTTGGGGGTCTTGATTGCCGCAACCCCCCGGGTGAAGCAGGAGCAGCCGCAGCCCAGTGCCTCACTGGTGCCG GTGCCCCCCCGGcttccccctgcccagctggTGGTACTGGATGagagtgaggaagaggaggaggaaaggggcaGCCGAGTG cccctccccctccccccccgccccaccctGTTGGCCCGACGCTTTTTTAGCCGAATTAGCCGAAATCCCCCTCCCGGCTCattggggggtggtggggggggacgAAGGggcttcccctcccccctcccctaccgccgcccccccttccccctcccccagcacccccggCCTCCGCCTGGTCCAGCGCTCCCCCCGCTCGCCCATGGCCGCCACCGTCGTCCTCTTGGCCCCCGGTTTGGCTTTTCGAGTTTTGGTGGCTCGAAGACGACCCGTCCCCCCCGGGCACGAAGTTTTAACTCGACGGCCCCCCCGGCTGCGTTCCGTCGATGA